DNA sequence from the Candidatus Goldiibacteriota bacterium genome:
TACAAAAGGCTTGCCAATGAATTCACAGGCGTGCTTACAGGTAAAAACTTAAAATGGGGCGGCTCTTTAATACGCCCTGAAGCAACCGGATACGGCTGCGTATATTTTGCGGAAGAAATGATGAAGACAAAAAATGATTCCATCAAAGGCAAGACATGCCTTGTTTCCGGTTCCGGAAACGTGGCGCAGTACACAATTGAAAAAATTAATGATCTTGGCGGAAAGGCCGTAACTCTTTCTGATTCAGACGGCACAATTTACGACAAAGACGGAATCACACCGGAAAAACTTGCTTTTGTTATGGAACTTAAGAATGTAAAACGCGGACGTATCAAAGAATACGCTGATAAGTACAAATGCGAATTCTTCGCGGGCAAAAGGCCGTGGGGAATTAAAGCGGACTGCGCGTTTCCAAGCGCCACACAGAACGAAGTGGATGTAAATGACGCGAAGGCTCTTATTGCCAATGGCTGCAAACTTGTAAGCGAAGGCGCAAACATGCCTTCCACGCCGGAAGCAATAGAAGTTTATCTGTCAAACAAGATTCTTTACGGGCCGGGAAAAGCCGCAAACGCGGGCGGAGTTGCAACATCCGGGCTTGAAATGAGCCAGAACTCGCTGAGGCTTTCATGGACACGTGAAGAAGTAGATGTCAGGCTTCACAATATTATGATTGCTATTCACAAACAGTGCATTGACGCTTCAACACAGTACGGCCAGCCCGGCAACTACGTAATGGGCGCTAACATAGCCGGATTCGTGAAAGTGGCGGATTCAATGATAGAGCAGGGTGTAGTTTAGTATTTCATACGCTTTATAACTTAAGGGGGGCGTTCTGCGCCCCCCTTAATATAAAACAGGCAATAATTTGATCCGATATATAGGGAGGTTTTAATGTACAAAATTGTTGAAAAAAAGGCACTGACTAAAGATATTAAAATGCTTGCGGTTGAAGCGCCTGATGTGGTTTTTAACGCAAAAGCGGGTAACTTTTTTGTTGTTATTCCGGATGAAAAAGGCGAAAGAATTCCGCTTACGATTTATGACTGGAATAAAGAAACAGGGGTCTTATACATGATTTTCCAGGAAATAGGATTATCAACAGTGAAACTTGGAAAGTTAAACGTCGGCGATAATATTTACGCGGTGGCCGGTCCGTTTGGAAAGCATTTTCATTCTAAAAAATACGGGAAAGTGGCGGTGGTAGGCGGAGGAGTGGGTGTGCCTGCCATATTCCCGATAGCAAGGCAGTTAAAAGAGGACGGGAATAAAGTATTCTCTATTATAGGATACAGGACAAAAGAACTTGTGATACTTGAAGAAGAAATGAAGTCGGTTTCTGATGAACTTTTGCTGGCGACAAATGACGGTTCCGCGGGCCAGAAAGGTTTTGTCACTGATATCCTTAAAAATTTAATTGAAAGCGATAACAGGCCGGACCTTGTAGTGGCGGTAGGCCCCGTGGTTATGATGAAAGCGGTGTCTGAACTTACTAAAACGTACGGCGTTCCCACTGTGGTAAGTTTAAACGCAATGATGGTGGATGCCACCGGAATGTGCGGCGGATGCAGGGTAACAGTAGGCGGGGAAGTTAAATTCGCGTGCGTTGACGGGCCGGACTTTGACGGGCATAAAGTGGATTTTGACCAGCTTACAAGCAGGCTTGCGGCTTATAAAGATGAAGAAAAGACATCAGCAGACCACCACTGCAGGCTTGACAAAGGCATTAAGGAGGCTTTCGATGGCAGAAAATAATGTTCCAAAGGCAAAAAGGCCGCGCATAAAAGTAAGGCAGCAGGAATCCGCGGACAGGATAAAGAATTTTAATGAAGTACCTTTTGGATATAATGAAGAAGAAGCAATTGAAGAGGCAAACCGCTGCCTTCAGTGCAAGAACCCAACCTGTATTTCAGGGTGCCCGGTAAACATAAATATTAAGGAATTTATCAGGCAGATTACAATAAAAGATTTTAAAGGCGCAATTG
Encoded proteins:
- a CDS encoding sulfide/dihydroorotate dehydrogenase-like FAD/NAD-binding protein → MYKIVEKKALTKDIKMLAVEAPDVVFNAKAGNFFVVIPDEKGERIPLTIYDWNKETGVLYMIFQEIGLSTVKLGKLNVGDNIYAVAGPFGKHFHSKKYGKVAVVGGGVGVPAIFPIARQLKEDGNKVFSIIGYRTKELVILEEEMKSVSDELLLATNDGSAGQKGFVTDILKNLIESDNRPDLVVAVGPVVMMKAVSELTKTYGVPTVVSLNAMMVDATGMCGGCRVTVGGEVKFACVDGPDFDGHKVDFDQLTSRLAAYKDEEKTSADHHCRLDKGIKEAFDGRK